A stretch of DNA from Fusobacterium mortiferum ATCC 9817:
TAAGCTTGAAGTAATAATCTGTGTTTATGCTGGAGATATAGAGAGAAATAAAATTAGAGGAGACTTTGGAATTACATATGATATGGAAGTTTTCAGATTGATTGATGATTTAAGAGAGCATGAACTTCAAGTAAACAGTGTTGTAATCACAAGATACAATGATCAACCTGCAACAACTTTATTTATTAATAAATTAGAGCGTAGAGGAATAAAAGTATATAAACATAGAGCTACAAAGGGATATCCTACTGATGTAGATGTAATAGTTAGTGATGAAGGATATGGACAAAATCCATATGTAGAAACAACTAAGCCAATAGTTGTAGTTACTGCACCTGGACCAGGAAGTGGAAAATTAGCTACTTGTTTAAGTCAATTATACCATGAATATAAGAGAGGAAATGCAGCTGGATATTCTAAGTTCGAAACTTTCCCAGTATGGAATGTACCTTTAAAACATCCTTTAAATATAGCTTATGAGGCAGCAACTGTAGATTTACAAGATGTTAATATGATAGATCCATTCCATTTAGAAAAATATGGTGAAACAGCTGTAAATTATAATCGTGATGTAGAAGCTTTTCCATTATTAAAGAGAATAATAGAAAAGATAACTGGTAAAGAGTCAATTTATCAATCTCCAACAGATATGGGAGTTAATAGAGTAGGATTTGGAATAGTAGATGATGAAGTAGTAAGAGAGGCTTCTAAGCAAGAGATAATCAGAAGATATTTCAAAACTGGTTGTGAATATAAAAAAGGTTATGTAGATTATGAAACTTTTAAAAGAACTCGTACAATAATGGATGCACTAGAATTAAAAGAAGAGGATAGAAAAGTTGTAGGAGTAGCTAGAAAAAAATTAGAGGATATAAAATCTAAGCAAACTGAGCCAGCTTCTGCAATAGCATTTGAGTTACCAGATGGAACAATGATAACTGGTAAGGCATCTCCACTTATGGATGCAGCTTCAGCAGCTATTTTAAATGCTGTAAAATATTTTGCTGGAATTAATGATGAGATATTATTAATCTCTCCAGTTGTATTAGAGCCAATTTTAAATTTAAAAGATAAGACTCTTCAAAGTAAAAATATTGCTTTAAACTGTGAAGAGATACTTATGGCATTAAGTATCTGTGCAGCAACTAACCCAATGGCACAAGTGGCTGTACAAAAATTATCAATGTTAAAAGGAACTCAAGCTCACTGCACAAATATACTTGGAAAAACAAATGAACAAACTTTAAGAAAGTTAGGAATTGATTTAACTTGTGACCAAGTATTCCCAACAGAAAATTTATATTACAATGATTAATAAATTAGGAAATATAAGAGAGGAAGACTTTCTTGTATTTCCTTTTTTTCTAGGGGAATTTAGAAAAAAGTGGTATAATTGAGGAGAAAATAAGTGGAGGTGAAAGATGAGATTTCAATTAAAAAATGTTGGAGTTATCTCTGAAGCAGATATGTTATTAGATAATATAACTTTGATAGCAGCTGAAAATGACAGTGGAAAGAGTACAATAGGGAAAGCACTATTTACTTTAATAAATACAATGAATTATTTTGAAGATGAATATATTTCAACTGTAAATAAAATGCTTGAAGTTACACATTATGGATTAGTTAAATTAATTGAGCAAGAAGAAGAGATTTATTCTAAAAAAATTATAAAAAATCTATTAGAAAATAATTTTATATTTATAACAAAGACAGAAATAAATAATTTAAAAAAATACTTAGAAGACATATTAAATGAAACAATAAAATATAAGAAAAAAATTTTTATAGATGATAAAATTTTACAAAAAATTGAAGTAAATATAAAAGAATTAAATAAATATGTTGATAAAGATAATGATATAAAAAAACTCTTGAGTTTAGAAAAATCCTTAAAAGAGTTTTTAGAAGCATTATTTAAAGTTTTTAACGAAACTTTAGATTATAATTTAATTGAAAAAGAATCTTTTCAAAAAGCACTTAAAGAGGAATTTGAAACAGGAATTAGAAATATATTTGAAGATAAAGAGGAGTCATCATTAATATTAGAAGATGAAAATAGCTCAATAGAGATAAAATTACTTAATGATGAAGTAGTAGAAACAAAGCTTCCAATAAGAGAGTTGAGAAATAACTATAATATAATATATATAGAGTCTCCTCTTATAATAGATTATTTAGATAAAATTTGTAGTGAAAAAGAGAGAAAAATAGATGATAAAAACTATATTTTAAAAGAAAATTTGATGAATAAACTTGAGTTTAATATAGTTGATAATCTTTTAGGAAAAGAGAAAGAGATAGAAAAAATAAATAAACAGATAGTAGAGATAATATCTGGAGAATTTACTTTTGATAAACAAACTAGAAAATATAATTATAAGAAAAATGGATACAATATCAATGTAAAAAATACAGCTAATGGAATAAAAACTTTTGGATTAATAGAGATGTTACTTAACAATAGAAGATTGAATGAAAAGACAATTTTGATTATAGATGAACCAGAGGTACATCTACATCCAAATTGGCAGGTTAAGTATGCAGAGATATTGGTAATCTTGGCTATGAATTTAAAAGTTAAAATTTTATTAAATTCTCATAGTCCTTATTTTATAGATGCTATAAAGATTTATTCTGAAAAATATAGATGTAATACTAGGTTTTATTCTATGGTGGATTCAAATGAAAGAACTTCAAAAATATTATTGGATAAAACAAATGAGTTAAGCTTTATATATAAAAAATTAACTGAAGCATATGAGATATTAAAACAAGTAGAATTCAGTGATGTGTAATGAAAAATGAAAAAGATATAGAAAATTTTTTCAAGGAAAATTATAGTGATTATTTACAAACTATCTCTTTGGTTTCAAAGGATGACTCTGGAGAAACACCTATTTCAATGATAGAAAATGATGATGTAAAGATATTTAATTTTGATAAGGGTGTTCTAAAAAAAATCTGGAATAATTTGGGAAAGAGATATGAGATAATGGCAGTAGATGGATTAGATTTTCAAAATGATACTGTCTATCTAATTGAATTTAAAAATGGAAAGTTGAACAAGAAAGAGGATAAGATAGGAATTAGATTAAAATTAACAGAGTCATTATTAGGGATAGTTAGAGGTTTTGAAGATATTAAGTTTAAATGTGATTTTGAAAATCTTCTAAAGTTACAGAAAAAATATATATTAGTATATAATGAAGAGAAGAATTATATGTCAGCTTCTTTTGGAAATATTTTAGAAGGAAGAGCTAATATCCAAATTTTAAAAGAGATTTTATCAGAGTATGAAAAAACACTAGTAGATAAAATACTATTTATGAGTAAGACAGACTTTGAAGAGTTTTATTTAAAAAAATATTATAGAGACTAAAAAGGAGAGAAGAGTGAAAATATTAGTAGTTAGATTTAGACAGATAGGGGATTCTATCTTAGCAGCTCCAATATGTACTACACTTAAGCAGACTTTTCCAGATGCACAGGTAGACTATGTAGTGTATGAGCATATAGCTCCTATATTTGAGAAACATCAAGGCATAGATAATGTAATAAAAATAACTAAAGAGGAGCAGAAAAATCCTTTTAAATATATAAAAAAGGTTTGGCAGGTTACTAGAAATCATTATGATATAGTGATAGATATAATGTCTACTCCTAAAAGTGAATTATTTACACTATTTTCTAGGGGAGCTAAATATAGAATAGGAAGAGCTAAGAAAAAAAGAGGTTATACATATACTCATAAGATTGAGGAGCCAACAGGAACAAAAAATAAAGTAGATAAATTTTTAAGAATGTTAAAACCTTTAGAGCAAGAGTATGATGTAAAATATACAGAGGATTTTTCTATACATATATCGGAAGATGAAAAAATGTATATGAGAGATAAGATGATAAAAGCTGGTGTGGATTTTTCTAAGCCAGTATTTGCTTTTGCTATCAATGCTAGAGTTCCTGCTAAGGTGTTTAATATAGATAAGATGTTAGAGATAACTAGAAGAATAATAGCTGATATTGACCCACAAATAATTTTTTACTACTCTCCAGCAGAAAAAGAGTTTGCTTTAAAGGCTCATGAAAGATTAGGGCATGATCCTCATATATTTACTAATATAGAGACTAAAGATATAAGAGAGTTAGCAATGCTACTTAAAAATTGTGATATGTTCTTTGGAAATGAAGGAGGACCTAGACACCTAGCTCAAGCAGTAGGAACACCTAGCTTTATAGTACAAAGACCTAATCTTGATATAAAGGAATGGATAGTAGAAGATGAAAGACATCAAGGAGTAGGACCATTAGATGTAGACCCTGATGCATATAGTAAATACTCTGCTAAAGAGCAAGAGGATTTAGTAATGCCAGATTTAGTAGTAGAGAGATTTGAAGAGTTCTATAATAAATGTATAAAAAGATAATGAAAAAAGGATATGAGTGTACTACACCCTCTATCTTTAATATCTAAGATAGAGGGTGTAGTTTTTTTATGTTATTCCATAACTCCTATTTCATCTGGAACAATAATTTCTGCATCAGTAGCTGCAATAATATCTTCAACTGTGTAACCAGGAGCAAGCTCTTTAAGAACCAATCCTTCTGGAGTAACTTGAAGATAACATCTTTCAGTTACAATATCAGTTACACAATTTTTTCCAGTTAATGGAAGTGTACATTTTTTTAAAATTTTAGGAGCACCATTTTTTTCACAATGGTCAGTAGCAACAATTATACGTTTTACACCAGAACATAAATCCATAGCTCCTCCCATACCAGGAACTAATTTTCCAGGTATAGTCCAGTTGGCGATATTTCCCTCTTGATCTACTTGAAGAGTACCAAGAACAGCAATATCAATATGTCCACCACGAATAAATCCAAAGCTAGCAGTATGGTCATGAATACTACCACCAGAAATTATAGAGGCGGGCATACCACCAGCATCAATAATATCTATATCAGCATCATCCCAGCTAGGAGTAGGACCACTACCAACAGTACCTATTTCAGCTTCAAGCCATATATCTACTCCTTTAGGAAGGTAGTTAACACACATTAGAGGAACTCCAATTCCTAAATTTACAAAGTCTCCATCTTTAAAAAATTTTGCACAACGAGAAGCAATTAGTGAACGTCCTTTTAATTCAGCCATGATTATTTACCTCCTTCTTGAGCTTTTTGTTTTAACCTTTGCCAATAAGGACATACATGTCTAGTATTACCCTCTCTTACATAAATCATATCAACTAATGGAGCTGGGACATCAATTTCACTAGGACCTAATTCTCCTACTTCAACTAATTCTTCAGCTTCTACTATAACAATATCTCCAGCAAAAGCCATCTCAGTACTGATAGCTCTAGAATTCATTCTAAAAGATATGTTTCCAGCTTTATCAGCTTTAGTAGCTTTTATTAAAGTTATATCTGTTCTTAGAGGTAACTCTAATAGATATTCTTTTCCATTGATTTCTAATTTTTGTTTTCCTTTTTCAACATCTGTTCCAAGTCCAGTAGGAGTTAAACATCCTCCTAATCCATAACCACCACAACGAATTCTTTCAGAAAATGTTCCTTGAGGACTGAACTCAATATCTAATTCTCCAGCAAACATCTGGTCTTTTGCTACAGGATTTAGACCAATATGTGTTGTGATAAGAGATTTAACTCTTTTAGCACTGATTAATTTTCCAAGCCCAAGATCTGGCATACCAGCAGAAACAGCAATTGCATGAATATCTTTAACACCTTTATCTAATATTCCTTCAATAATATCGTCAGCAGCAAATTCTCCATGCCAATCTCCAAACATTATAGTTTGACCATCGTGAAATTTTTTAAGTATCTCTTCCATAGAAAATATTTTCGATAACACTTTTCATCCCACCCTTCATCTATACATAAATTAGATTATTTTCCTTCAAAAATAGCTTTTCTTTTTTCCATAAATGCTTTACATCCTTCTTGGAAATCCATAGAAGCTGCACACTCTCTCTGTGTAGGAATCTCAGTTTCAGCAAGCCATTTCTTATAATCAGAGTAGTTAGCATCATAAATTTGTTTTTTAATATTTTTATAAGAGATAAGTGGACCAGCAGCTAGTTTTTTAGCAAATTTCATAGTGACTTCTTCTAATTCTTCAACAGGAACAACTTTATATGCTAATCCAAGTTCTTTTGCTTCTTCTGCTCCCATAGGTCTACCAGTAGCAGCTAATTCCATTGTACGAGAAGTTCCAATAGCTTTAGAAAGTAGATATGTTACACCAGTATCAGGTACAAGTCCTAAATTTACAAAGGCTAATAAAAATTTTGCATCTTCAGCACAAATCATAAAATCTCCACCAAGAGCTAAACTAACTCCAGCTCCTGCAGCTGCTCCTGATACAGAAGTGATAACCATTTTACTCATTTTTTTAAGTCCGTCTGCAACAACACCAACCTTTGCAATTAGACCGTCCATATTTACTTCCCCACCAGCTTGTATTAATTTATAAAAATATCCAATATCTCCACCAGCAGAAAAAGCTTTACCAGCACTTTTGATTACAAGAACTTTAACATTAGGATCTTTTTCAGCTTTATCTACTACATACATCAATTCATCTGCCATCTGTTCATCAATAGCATTAAGATTTTTTAAAAAATTCATTGTAACTATTCCAATACCATCTTCAACAGTATAAATTAGTTTTTGTAATTCCATAATAAACCTCCACCTTATTAAAAAACAGTAGTAAATAATTTATTAGTGTAAAACAATTTCAAAAAAATTTTTTATTCCATTGGAACCACCTAAAACCTCTAAAAATAATTTTATAAAATAAGAAAATTATTTTTAATTTATTATTAAAGTCAATGTTCTTCTTAATAGGAGTATACCTCGTAAATTTAAAAAAAAACAAGGGGATGTTGTAATTTAAAAAATTAAAGTTATTGTAACTAAATTCAAGAATGACTTTCGTTCAAAGAATAAAGAGCAAGTAGGTTCATCTCACTAAAAACACAAAACTCGTTTCACTCAAACAGTTGTGTTTTTTAGCGTTCGATTTCGCTGACTTGCTCTATTTATTCTCCTCAATCTTCGTCATTCTTGAATGTTATTCTCTCTCCTAGTAAATTTCTTAAATTGAAATAACCTCTTTTTATTTTATACTGAATATATATTTTTTATCTCAAATCCTAAAAACTTTTCTGCTATCTTTTTAAATCTTTCTTTATTACCACTTACAAAGAAATCAACTCTTCCTTTTTTATCAGAGGTATTTAGACTATCACTTAACTTTAGTAAAGAATATAGCTCTAAAGCTGTTTCTCTAGCTGGATCTACAATCTTACCAGAAAAATATTTTTCAATATCTTCTCTAATAATAGGGTAGTGAGTACATCCTAAAATAAGAGTATCAGCCTTCTTTGAAAGATTATCAATATGATTTTTAAGAAGCTCATATCTATCTTTGTGTGTTTCCCAACCTGTTTCTATCATAGTACAAAATTCTGGGCATCCCTCTTGAGTTACAGAGATATTTTTAGAAATTTTATTAAATTTTGTAATATAGGCTTTAGATGAAACTGTAAAAGGTGTAGCTAAAATATTTATCTTATTATTGCTTGAAACTTTTAAAGCTCTCTTTACTCCAGCATCAATAACTCCAATAATAGGAATTGAGTATCTATTTTTTAAACTGTCTAAAGCAGCAGCGGTAGCTGTATTACAAGCCACCACTACTGCTTTACATTCATTAGCTATAAAAAAATCTAATATCTTATAACATAATTCTCTAATCTCTTCTGCACTTTTTTGTCCGTAAGGAGAATTTTTACTATCACCATAATAAAATATATTTTCATTGGGAAGAATACTCAATATCTCTTTTAGAACGGTAGTACCTCCTACCCCAGAATCAAAAACTCCTATACTCTGTTTTTCTAATTTCAAATGCTTCCTCCCTTAATAAAAATAATATTATTTAAAAATATTCATAAAGAATGTAATTATAGAAGCATTCACAAAGTCTATAAATAGAGAACCAACTAATGGCAATACAAAGAAAGCCTTAGCTGAAAATCCATTGACAGATGTGAAAGTTTCCATATTTGCCATAGCATTAGGAGTAGCTCCTAATCCAAATCCACAGTGTCCAGTAGCAAGAACAGCAGCATCATAATCTTTTCCCATTATTCTAAATGTTATATGGTAAGCAAAAAGTGCCATGATAACAGTTTGGATAAGTAAGATAACTATTAATGGTAAAGCTAGTGCAGCTAATTCCCATAATTTCATTGACATCAAAGCCATAGATAAGAACAATGATAGAGATATACTTCCAATTATAGAGATCTCTTTCATTGGTAGAGTTTTCTTTTGAGCATCTGCTATATTTCTAATTATAGCAGCGATAACCATAGGTCCAAGATATCCAGGTAAAACTAATCCAAGTTTCTTACTAAATACTGGAATACAAGCACCAATACCCATTGCTAAAGATATAACTACTACAGAATCAAAGAGAGTTCCTTCAGAAATAGGATTGTCAGATTCTAGCTTAATAGTAGAGTTTCCAGTTTCTTCATCAGTTGTCTTAGCTTTTAAATTGTACTTTTGTAGAAGTCTTTTAGCTACAGGTCCACCTATTAAACATCCAGCAACTAGTCCAAATGTAGCAGAAGCAATAGCTACTGAAAAAGCACCAGCTGCTCCAGCCTCTTCAAGTACAGGACCAAAAGCTCCAGAAGTTCCATGTCCTCCAGTCAATGGAATAGAACCAGCAGCAAGTCCAATATATGGATGTAAATTAAAAGCTTTAGCTAAGAAAACACCAACTACATCTTGAATAATAACTAAAATAGTAGCAGCAGCTAAGAATAGAGCAACTCCTACTCCACCTTTTTTCAGGAGTTCAAAACTAGCTGAGAATCCTATAGTAGTAAAGAATATAACCATTAAAAAATCTTTTAAAATACTGTCAAAGTTAAAAGTAAAAGTTCCAGTATTATGACCTATTAACATAAAAATAGAAAATAGAGTTCCACCTATAACAGGAGCTGGAATAAAAAATCTCTCTAAGATAGGAACTCTTTTCTTAATTCCTTTTCCTAATAATAATAAGATTACTGCAATAGCAAGAGTTTCTGCCATATTAAATGTGTACTCAAACATAAAAAACCTCCTCATATTATTGTAATTATGGTTTATATTATGAATATACCTTATACCATAGTTAAAAGTCAATAATTGACAATATATATAATTGATATTTATATTATCAAAATATGATATAGAAGTTTTTTAAAATAAAATTTAATTTAAACATAAAGTAAAAAAAATAATTTATTTTCCTTTTAATAAACATTTAATAAAAAAACTGTGCTAATATAATCTTATCAGCATCTTTTTTATAAAATAAAAAAATAATAAAAATTTATAATATATATAATATTTTACAATAAAAGTGCAAAAAAATAAAGTATGTTGTAAAAAAATACTCAGTTTTTAAAAATGAGCTTTTTTTACTCTTAGTATATGATTTTCAATCCATTTTTAATACAAGAAATATGAACAGGAGATTTAGGACCAACCTCTCCATCTATATCACTATTTAACGAGGAATCAAGATATTTAACAACAAAGTCTGAACTTTTAAAATGTATAATATCCTTTGGTTCTTCTAGATGTTCTAATTTTAAAAACTCAAAAAGTGAAAGGAAGGTAGATAGAATATTCTCTCCCTTTACTATGATAACATCTAGTAATCCATCATTTATTTCACTTTTGTAAGATATATTTATATTTCCTGCTGTACGTCCATTGAAGGTAAAGAAGATAAGTGCATTTCCTTCATAAGAAAACTCATCTGATGTAACTTTGATATCTAATTTTTTTAGTGATGGTAATTCTTTTATTCCGTTGATGTAATAAGCTAATTTTCCTAGAGTATTTTTTTGATGTGTAGGTGTTTTTTGTGAGATATCAGTAAAAAGTCCAAAGCTAAATACATTTATAAAGTATTTGTCATTAGCTTTACCTAAATCTATCTCTCTAATCTCTCCAGAAAGAATTTTATTACAAGCTTCTCCTATATCTGCTGGCATACCTATATATTTTGCAAAATCATTGGCAGTTCCCACAGGAAGTATAGCAAGAGGAATATCTAAATTTTTCTCTTTCATTAAATTTATAATCTGATTGATAGTTCCATCTCCACCAGCTCCTAAGATATGATGGTAAGAGCTATCTATGTCAGAAAAAGTTTCTTCTAAATTTTGCTCAGTGGATATTCTAAAAGGAATGATAGTATATCCTTTTGCTTGATACTTACTGATGATTGTATCTAAATTCTTTGTAACTACTCCATCTCCAGAAAAAGGATTGTATATAAATTTAATTTTTTTCATATCACACCTCATTATTGTAACTTATTACTTCCTAATGTATATAATATCATATAATTTGAAAAATGGTGTATAAAATTTAATAAAAATTTGGTATAATTTAGAATGAGTAAATATGTATTAAAAATCTTGAAAATGTTGGAAGTTTAGAAAGGAAATCTATGATTAGGAAAATAAATAGAGTATTTCAAAATTTTTTAAGAAATCAAAAAGTAAAAATAGCTAGGTTATTATGGGATAAAAAAGAAAAAGTGAAGATAATTAAAGAGGATCTAATAGAAAAAAATGGAATAGACTCTATTATAATAATGAGAGATGATGGAAAAATAGGGGATATGGTTGTAAGCAGCTTTATTTATCGAGAGATAAAAAAACAATATCCTAATATTAAAATAGGAGTAGTAACAAGAAAAGGTGCTACTGACATTATAAAAGATAACCATTATGTTGATAAAATTTATGAATATAAAAAAGATAGTAGTTATTTAAAAAATCTAGCTAATGAGATAGCTAAAGAAAAATATGATTTATTAATAGATACTTCTACTATCTTAAGAGAAAAACAGATAATGTTTATTAGCAAGTGTGACTGTAAAATAAATTTGGGAGTAGATAAAGAGGGGTGGCAATTATTTGATATAAGTGTACCAGAGGAAAAAAATTCTCATATAACTAAAAGATTTATAAATATTTTAGAAGTATTAGGAATAAAAGAGATACAAAGTAATTATGATATACAGATATCAGATGAAGCTCTGGTAAAGGTAGAGAAAAAAATAAAAGAAGAGGAAAATATACTTGAGGTAAGTGGAAAAGAAAGAGTTATATTAAATCCATATACTGCAAGTAAACATAGAAATTTTAATAGAAAAAATATAGAAAAGATTATAGAAATTCTTTTGAAATATAGAGAAAATGAATTATATTTGTTGGGACATGGAGAAAATAAAAAAGAGATATTAGAGATAAAAGAAAAGATAAAAGATAAAAGAGTACACTATATAGAATTAGCTGGAATACAAGAAGTAATAGCTTTGATAAAAAATTGTGAAATGATAATATCTCCAGATACTTCTATTGTACATATAGGAGTAGGGTTAGATAAAAAAGTGATAGCTATATATAGAGAAGATGTTATAGGAAACAATGGTGTATTGTGGGGACCAAATTCAGATAAGGCTATTCAAATTTTTTCAAAAGAGAATAAAGATGATGATATAAATAATTTTGATATGAGAGAAATAGAGAGAGCAATAAGTTAAGGGAGATTTTTATGGAAAAGAAAAGAATATTGTTTTATAATGGACAGCTATTTATGGGAGGAATAGAGAGAGTATTAATTTCATATTTACAAGGTTTAGCAAAAGAAAAAGATTTAGAAATAACAGTTTTAATAAAAGAAAATGATCCAGAAAAAAATATATTTTTTAAAGATATCCCTAAAAATTTACCAGTTATATTTATAAAAACAGAGGAAATGGTTAAATTTAGAAATAAGGTAAAGAATAATAAGAAAAATATTTTTTGTAGATTACTATATCCATTACTTTTAAGCTATGAAAGAATATATATGAAAAAATGGTTAAAAAAATTTATGCAAGAAAATAAAGAGAAGTTTGATATAGTAATAGATTTTGATATGAGTTTAGGAAAATATCTAGATGTAATACCATTACCTAAAATAGGATGGGTTCATTATAATCTTTCAAGTAAAAAAGGTAAGAAAAAAGTAAGATTAAGTGAGAGATTAAAAAAATATGATAAGATTGTTAATATTTGTGATGAGATGTTGCAAGAGATGATTCAAATATTTGATGTACCAAAAGATAGACTATATAGATTATATAATCCTTTTGATATAGATATAGTAAAAAAGAATATGGAAGCTGAAGTTGAATCAGAGGATGAAAAATTTTTAAAAAATGAATATATGGTAGCAGTATCTAGACTAGCAAAAGGAAAGGGAAGAGAAGATTTAATAGATATATATTATAATTTAAAAAATAAAGGAATAAAAGATAAGTTATATATAATAGGAGATGGACCACAAAAATCAGAGTTAGAAGAAAAAATAAAAGAGTTAAACCTTGAAAAAGATGTATTGCTATTGGGACAGAAAAAAAATCCATTTCCATGGATGAAGAATGCAAAACTCTTCTTACATACTTCATATGGAGAAGGTTTACCTACAGTATTTTTAGAAAGTATGATTTGTGGGACAGCTGTAATTGCCTATGATTGCCCAACAGGACCAAAAGATATTTTAGGTAAGAATGAATATGGAATCTTAGTAAAAAATGGAGATAAAAAAAGTTTTGAAGAAGAGATAATAAATTTATTAGATGATGAGAATAGAAAAAAATATATGTTAGATAAGTTTATGAAGGAAAAAATAAAAGAATTTGATGTAAAATATATAGTAGAGCAATTTAAAAAACTTATTAATTTTGGAGATGAAGAATGAAGAAAAAAATAGTTTTTAGAAGTGGAAGTCTTAGAATGGGAGGACTTGAAAGAGTATTAATAGAGGTTCTTCAAACAATAAACAAAGATAAGTACGAGATTATCTTGGTAATAGATGATGATTGTGGAGAAAATAATATTTTTGAGAAGGATATTCCGAAAGAGGTAAAATATTATTTTTTAAAATCACAAGAGCTAATTCAGAAAATAGATAAGTATAGATTGAAAAAAAAGAATTATATATATAAAATCTTATATAATTTTTATTTAAACTATTCAACAAAAATAATGTTTAAAAATATGGAAAAATTAGTAAAAGAAATGGGAAGTATAGATATATTAGTTGATTTTGATGCTGGTGCAACTAAATATATAGATAAATTAAATATAAAAAGAAAAATTGTTTGGATTCATAATTCAATTCCAAATTTAAAAAAGAAGAAAGATAAGATAGAAAGGTTTGGAAAAAGATTAGAACATTATGATACAATAGTAGCAATTTGTGATGAGATGAAGGAAGAACTAGAAAATATTTATCCTAAACTAAGAGGAAAAATCAGAAGGATATACAATCCATTTAATTTTGAAAGAATAGAAAAATTAAGTGAAGATTTAAGTGAGTTAAATAATGAACAAAAAAATATGCTAAAAGATGACTATTGTATCGCTATTTCAAGATTAGATACACTTCAAAAAGACTACTTAACTTTAATAAAAGCTTTTTCAAAGTTAAAAGAAAAAAATATAAATAAAAAATTATATATAATAGGAGATGGACCTTCAAAAGAAGAAATAAGAATATATATAGAAAATTATAAACTTGAAGACCAAATAAAGTTATTAGGTAGATTTAAAAATCCATATGTATGGTTAAAAAATTGTGATTTTTTTATACATAGTTCAAAATATGAAGGGTTTGGGTTGGTTTTAGTAGAAGCAGCTTTTTTTAATAAATTGGTTATATCAAGTGACTGTAAAGTAGGACCAAGTGAAATTTTGGAATATGGAAAAAGTGGATATTTATTTAATGTTGGGAATTTTGAACAATTAGCTGAAATATTAGA
This window harbors:
- a CDS encoding enoyl-CoA hydratase/isomerase family protein translates to MELQKLIYTVEDGIGIVTMNFLKNLNAIDEQMADELMYVVDKAEKDPNVKVLVIKSAGKAFSAGGDIGYFYKLIQAGGEVNMDGLIAKVGVVADGLKKMSKMVITSVSGAAAGAGVSLALGGDFMICAEDAKFLLAFVNLGLVPDTGVTYLLSKAIGTSRTMELAATGRPMGAEEAKELGLAYKVVPVEELEEVTMKFAKKLAAGPLISYKNIKKQIYDANYSDYKKWLAETEIPTQRECAASMDFQEGCKAFMEKRKAIFEGK
- the murI gene encoding glutamate racemase — encoded protein: MKLEKQSIGVFDSGVGGTTVLKEILSILPNENIFYYGDSKNSPYGQKSAEEIRELCYKILDFFIANECKAVVVACNTATAAALDSLKNRYSIPIIGVIDAGVKRALKVSSNNKINILATPFTVSSKAYITKFNKISKNISVTQEGCPEFCTMIETGWETHKDRYELLKNHIDNLSKKADTLILGCTHYPIIREDIEKYFSGKIVDPARETALELYSLLKLSDSLNTSDKKGRVDFFVSGNKERFKKIAEKFLGFEIKNIYSV
- the gltS gene encoding sodium/glutamate symporter, which produces MFEYTFNMAETLAIAVILLLLGKGIKKRVPILERFFIPAPVIGGTLFSIFMLIGHNTGTFTFNFDSILKDFLMVIFFTTIGFSASFELLKKGGVGVALFLAAATILVIIQDVVGVFLAKAFNLHPYIGLAAGSIPLTGGHGTSGAFGPVLEEAGAAGAFSVAIASATFGLVAGCLIGGPVAKRLLQKYNLKAKTTDEETGNSTIKLESDNPISEGTLFDSVVVISLAMGIGACIPVFSKKLGLVLPGYLGPMVIAAIIRNIADAQKKTLPMKEISIIGSISLSLFLSMALMSMKLWELAALALPLIVILLIQTVIMALFAYHITFRIMGKDYDAAVLATGHCGFGLGATPNAMANMETFTSVNGFSAKAFFVLPLVGSLFIDFVNASIITFFMNIFK
- a CDS encoding YegS/Rv2252/BmrU family lipid kinase, whose amino-acid sequence is MKKIKFIYNPFSGDGVVTKNLDTIISKYQAKGYTIIPFRISTEQNLEETFSDIDSSYHHILGAGGDGTINQIINLMKEKNLDIPLAILPVGTANDFAKYIGMPADIGEACNKILSGEIREIDLGKANDKYFINVFSFGLFTDISQKTPTHQKNTLGKLAYYINGIKELPSLKKLDIKVTSDEFSYEGNALIFFTFNGRTAGNINISYKSEINDGLLDVIIVKGENILSTFLSLFEFLKLEHLEEPKDIIHFKSSDFVVKYLDSSLNSDIDGEVGPKSPVHISCIKNGLKIIY
- a CDS encoding glycosyltransferase family 9 protein, whose protein sequence is MIRKINRVFQNFLRNQKVKIARLLWDKKEKVKIIKEDLIEKNGIDSIIIMRDDGKIGDMVVSSFIYREIKKQYPNIKIGVVTRKGATDIIKDNHYVDKIYEYKKDSSYLKNLANEIAKEKYDLLIDTSTILREKQIMFISKCDCKINLGVDKEGWQLFDISVPEEKNSHITKRFINILEVLGIKEIQSNYDIQISDEALVKVEKKIKEEENILEVSGKERVILNPYTASKHRNFNRKNIEKIIEILLKYRENELYLLGHGENKKEILEIKEKIKDKRVHYIELAGIQEVIALIKNCEMIISPDTSIVHIGVGLDKKVIAIYREDVIGNNGVLWGPNSDKAIQIFSKENKDDDINNFDMREIERAIS